Genomic segment of Apus apus isolate bApuApu2 chromosome 9, bApuApu2.pri.cur, whole genome shotgun sequence:
agAAATGTTCTTCAGTAACAGCACACTAAAATATCTGGAATGTATTCATATAATGGAGCTACTTTAGAGTTTCTCCTGAATTTTTGTAAGTTGAGGCCTATTCAAAACTCAGGCATCACTAAGAGTtcttcatttaatttcacaaaGCTTTAGAAGGCAAGTCAGCAAGGACTGATGGACCACTGAGTGGATAAGagactggctggatggctgcacccagagagttgtggccaacggctcaatgtccaagtggaggcaggtgacaagtggtgtccctcaggggtcagtatttggaccagtgctgtttaacatctttgttggagacatggacagcaGGACTGAGTataccctcagcaaatttgctgatgataccaagctgtgtggtgtggttgactcccaagagggaagggatccatccagagggactttgacaggctggagaggtgggcattgccaacctcatgaagttcaacaaggccaagtgcaaggtcctgcacctgggttggcaccaatccaggctgggggaagaatggctggagagcagtcctgaggagaaggacttggtggTGGTAGTtcatgagaagctggacatgagccaccagcgAATGCTGGAGCGCAGAGAaccaattgtgtcctgggctgcatcaagagaagtgtggccagcagagccaggaaggCGCTTCTGCCCCTCtaccctggtgagaccccatctTGAGTGCTGTgaacagttctggtgccctcagcataagaaagatatggacctgttggagagagagggtgcagagaagggccaccaaggtgatcaaagagctggagcagctctgctatgaagacaggctgggagagttggggtgttcagcctggagaagagaaggctccagggagaccttagagcaccttccagtgcctgaaggggctccaggaaagctggggaggggcttttcatcagagaagatagtgataagacaaggggtaatggttttaaactgagagaggggagatttaggttagatattaagaagaaattcttcactctaagggtggtgagggactgggatgggttgcccagggaggctgttgatgccccatccctggaggtctttaaGGCCAGGTcggacgaggttttgtgcaacctggtttagtggggggcttccctgctcatggcaggggggttggaacttgatgatctttaaggtcctttccaaccttaatgattccatgattctatgactggcCATACCAGAAAGGTTTACATGCTAATAAATGATGCCCTACATTATTACATACAAGGTAGACTAAAGACAAATGGGTCATAACAGTCCCACCCTTCAAATTCTTTCTCCTGGCCAGAAGAGAGTTaagaggaagcaggagctgagTGGAGACTCCCACGCTGGCACgcagctgctcagctgtgctgggacccagctcccagctccacagctctAACAGACCCAGTGAAaggatttttgtttgaaatCCCTGCAACGCCGAGTGGGCGAGTGAACAGGAGCTTCTGTGAAGTGCAGCTCTGGTGTGGGATGGCTCATAACCTCAGCGTGGCACTGAAGTAAAGCCACACAGCAACTCAGTCTGCTGCTGGGAGATCGTGCAGGAACTGCCAAAGAGTGATGTAACCTGTTACATTCTAAACATATCATGCAGAGGTGGCAGACGAGCAAAAACTAAACAGGACTGGGGatactgaaaaattactgaGCAATACTCAGTTTTAAATTAACAGAAGCTTAATAGGAAAGTGTTATGGATTGCACTGTAAAGTCTGCATCAAGTTACAGAAGTAAAGAGAGTGAAGAATTTTAAATTGCTCCTGCTTGTAAACATTGGGTAAGTGTAAAGTAAGCAGTTCAAATAACATACAATACCCCAGAGGAGTGGGGCAATTCACAGATTAACATGACAGAAAAAGCTTGTCAGCGGTCTTCACTCTCAGCCTCATGGACTTGGGACCTCCTTGTATATCTCAGCTTCCTCAAAAACTTGGCTGATCAGAGCAATAAACTGGTAACACTATTTCCTGCCCTTTCCCTCAGATGATAACATTTAAAAGCATCTAAATCATAACTATATGTCCAATGGTAGAATCCTCTCTTGTTGCTATTACAGTCTCTCTTCTCTGGTGTGCTCACAGCCTGATTGCCCACACTGTAACCATTACGACCTGAAGTGATGATCCACTGAATGGCCCTTGTGATATCAGGCAGCCCCGAGCACAGGTTTCTGGCTAACCCTAGGcataaacacttccagggttggggaTATGCTAAGAATTCACTTTATATAACACAGAAAGTAAGAACTAACTCCCTAACACCCTTTGCAGCTGTATGACCTACCtagctaaaacatttttttcaactcAGTATTAGTTTTGATGGATGCTTTTGAAGccacacacacattcacagTCTCCTCAGcaatttttctcccttctaGGAAAAGGAACATAGACCCTACATTTTACTACACCTGTAAATTCAGCCAAATGCTTCTGCCTCTCTTGTACGTGTAACATTACTGTGACTGGTTTATACTACACCTGTCAAAAAAACTagatttctgttatttttaatccaATGCAGTAGACTTACCATTAAAACATTGGTATTTTTTGACAGAAATACTATATATGACTTTGattttcatttgcagaaatcagaaaaaaagaataacgATGCCGTTTGTTCATTTTCTATATATATGGCCTGTTAAGAAGccatctcttttttcttttattgtaaTATTTACAGTGAGATACtaaggcagaagaaaatacataattaataTGCAATTGAGTATTTGTCTTCATAATATTATTGCTATTGACTTGGTCATCACACTTATCCTGAGAAGCCATCTAAATATTAAGAGTGCCATTTTGTTCAACATTATCAGAGTAGGAACACAAGGCCCAAGTTATTACTGTCATACGTGACCTCCACACATTTTACCAAATTAAACTAGTATAAGCAAAACTGTCAAGTGCTTTCCACACAAGCTGCCTGGATGGAAACCCACTGAAAATATGAGACTTCTTTTAGAAGAGGGTGAGGTCTCATAGTGGGCAGAAGAGGAGGTGTTTGAGCTAAACACAATGATACCTACACTTGGAATGACAGATGCAGTTTTAAAGCCAGGTATCAGTCACTACGTAAAGCTAAGAAGAGAAGCCATGATATAGTTGAAAAGGCTTAGAGAACGTGAAAGATAGAAGAGTGTAATTATTAGAACAGGAACATGCCTAAGACACTGAAAGTATTACAGTCTTAAAGTATTCTAAAATCTTACAGCAACAGCCATGTACTCTCTGATCCTTGGTTATTTGTATCAGCAAGACAGGGACAGTGTCAACAGAGACTTTAGTAACAGGCTCACACCTCTCTATTCTCCCAAATCCTCACCCTGTTTTCCTACCTTAGTAAAGCTCTACCAGAACCCCAAATGTAAATTTGGGGAATTGATCCAGCCATCTTATCCCTTCAGAGAGACAGTATCTACACTTCTAGCAGAGGAAAGAATATGACTGAGAAGATAAAATGTGATTTACTGAATTAAACAGAATGCTACAATCTTAAGAAATGCTTTAACAGATACCTAAGTCAAAACCAGAGGTAGGCCAGAGCTGTAACTTCAAAAAAATCTTCAACCAATCAAACAAGAAAATCcctccaaaacaaacaccacactcatttaaatattaattagatCACCATTATAAGTTGCTGtgaatattaatttatttttgagtaGCTAAATCCATTTGTATTGCCTGTATAATGCCTCTTAAGTTAATTTATATCAAGTGAGGAGACATTAAAAGGAAAGTTGTACCCTACTCTACATTGTGGCCCAACCCAAGGTTTCTGACTGTGGGGAGAACTCCAGACAGAGGATGCTCAATAGGTCACGCTGTTACTGTGAACAGGCATCTGTGTCTGGTACCCACACCCCGGGtaaggcagagctgagggtACCAGCAGCCAAGGATCCAGGTTCCAAAGACATCAGGAAATCAAACGGCTCTTAGTAGGAGCAAGGAAGGCCTCAACTGAGGTGCTGGGTCAGCAACCAGGCAGATCCTCTGCAATACACGAGGCAGCCTGCTCTACCTCCATCTGACAACTTCCAGAGTGGCCAGACACACAAGATTACTTTTATCTAAGAAAATTAGACACATGTTCATTGTCATTATATAGATTTTCTATTACTTCCACTGCTGCTTTGTGCAGGATACTGACTGGATTTAGGCttggtgtgtttgtttcttctacTAAGTATTTCAAATTCACATCTAATATTTTTGGACCAGAAGCCCAATGACAACacctttggctttttttattcaataaacaaggcttcagaaaaatcaacatATTACCGTGAATTTTCTAGTGCCCTGTACTATTTAAATCTCCTGAGAGAACTCAAGTGACATGAACACACGTTTCAGTGAGgccagctggagcagagagagcCCACCCTGGGGAGCTGTGAGCTCCAGGCTGTCCCACAGCTGTCAGCATGCAGCACCACGTCACTGAGCAGGGCCCCAGGGGAGCCAGGGTTTGGTTATGTCATACTAGGTGATGACAGGCATCCTGAGGTTCACCAGCATCTCACGGTTCCTTGGTTTGATCTGTCAGTAGCTTGCTTTAAGCATCATTTTCATAGTTGGAAGCAGCCCATCTGAAGGCTGCTCAGGCTTTAGGCCTCCACCCACCCCTGTCGGGGCTGCAGCCTCTTGTTCTGAGAGCTGGATCCCATTCCCAACATTTATTGGAGAAAGTTGTACTGGGCAAAACTCTGGATGTGGAAAAGCAGCTTGCTTTCGTGAGAGAATCCAAGAACAATGCTCAGTTCCTTAGCACACTTCATGTCCTTGAAGATACACACCCTTACACTCATCAAGATCGAATTTCCCACATTAATTTACGAAGAAATTTCTGCCTCTTTCAGTGATGAGGTGAATGGGGGGTCTGCATCACCCCTTAGATGGAAGATGCCAGTTGAATATAACTTGAAGAGAAAGCtttaaagagcttttttaaaaccactgaaaaagcacagtttaaaacctataatttaaaaaaaaaaaaaaagagacctgATTTCCTTGTAAAAATGATGGAAAGGGTCTCATTGTTGGCATTTTCTCATATAAGTTCAGACTACAGAGCCTTTTTTAAAGAGATGCAACATATACTTCTTTCAGATGTCACTTGCAACTGTTTCTTCTTGAATGTTTTCCACTGCTGACTTTCTGTTTCTGATAACTTTCAGATGTTTAAAGGATTTGAAAAGGTCAAGGATGTCCAGTATGTCTACACCCCATTTGATTCGTCACTCTGTGGTGTGAAGCTAGATgctaacaacaaaaaacagtatCTTTTGACAGGTaaaaacatcacaaaattaATGTACCTATAAAACCAGAAGGAACTGCTTAAAATTGACTGCACAAATATGCCAATCCTTGCTAAACAAGTGCACTAAATAATACAAATACAATGCAATGTACTAACTGTGTAAAGCTGTAATTATACCCTGATCTTACATGTTCTCCATCCTCCACCCAACGATCTCAAAGCAGCTTCAAAGGAAGTTGCAGTCAGTAGCCATATAATTAGTAAATAGGAAGTATGTCATTAGTATTGAAACCCAACAGCACTGATTTTCCCAGGAAGGCAAACATGTTTAATGACACACCACCTGCCTATGTGAGTGCAGAtatggggctctaagcaattacagatttttctggaGTCTGGGAATCTAATTTAAGATACTACTGCATTTGTATCCAACCCTTGCTGGCAGATGATCaaccccttttaaaaaataaccttctTCAATCTTTAACATTTATCCAGCTTGCAATCAGCAGAATAGTTCTCTCAGTTACAATTTACACTTCTTGAAAAGAGTGTGAAACGTGACTCATCTGGGACAATTCAGATATTCTTGCTATTTAGAAAACCAGTTTTATTTGCTtgccttatttttcttattttccataCTGTAGGCCAAATTTTAAGTGATGGTAAAGTTCACATCCATTTATGCAACTACATTGAACCATGGGATGATTTATCCTTGTCTCAAAAGAAGAGCCTCAATCAGAGATATCAAATGGGCTGTGGCTGCAAGGTGAGTACAGAGGGAAACACTGTCTCATGGTGGAGCAGTGATGGGGTTTTTATACACCGTGTATTTTGTGTTGGTGGAGGATGAATAGTTAAAGaactggagagttgggcggggagcaacttgatgaaattcaacaagggcaagtgtagagtcttgcatctggggaagaacaaccccatgtaccagtagaGCTtgggggttgacctgctggagagcagggtaggagaaagggacttgggggtcctggtggacaggaggatgaccatgagccagcaatgtgcccttgtggccaagaaggcccatggcctcctggggtgggttagaaagggtgtggttagtaggtcaagagaggttctcctccccctctattctgccttggtgaggccacatctggaatactgtgtccagttctgggcccctcagttccagaaggacagggaactgcttgagagagtccagtgcagagccacaaagatgatggagtggaacatctccctgatgaggaaaggctgagggagctgggtctctttagcttggagaaaaggagattgaggggcaacctcattaaaatttgtaaatatgttaagggcaagtgtcaggacaatggagccaggctcttctcagtgatatccagtgataggacaagtggcaatgggtgcaaactggagcacagtagattccatgtaaatatcaggaagaacttctttcctgtgagagtgacagagccttgggacagggtgcccagagaggttgtggagtctccttcactggagacattcaaaccctcCTGGtcacgttcctgtgtgatgtgctctgggtgaccctgctctggcaggggggttggactggatggtcttttgaggtcccttccaacccctgggattctgtgattctgtgcaatCTGCTGAACGAATGCACTGTTTCCCATGTAGATTACTACCTGCTACATGGTGCCCTGCTCGATCACTGCACCCAACGAGTGCCTCTGGACAGACTGGCTGATCGAACGGAAGCTGTACGGGCACCAGGCCAAGCACTACGCCTGCATCAAGAGAAGCGACGGCACGTGCAGCTGGTACCGAGGTGGGCCTCCCCCCGAGAAAGAGTTCATTGACATCAGCGAACCTTAAACCGGGCACTTCCCAACAAGCCTGGGAATCCAACGCCATCAAACACTGCACGCTCACAGCTTTGAACTGCCATCGTCTAATTGTATCTGTCgcttaaaacaaaaccaaattgtCCTGTACGGCTAAAGTCCGAGTCTGTGGAATTGGCACTCGCGCAAGACGAGGAACAAACCTCCTGGAGGTGGCCCCTTTTGTAAAGTTATGCTTTGCACAGAGAGGCTCAGGCTGAGAATGCTCCTCCATGTCCTCCAAGGCATAACaagtttccctttttccaatATGAATGTACAAGAACAAAAGAATTGCCAGAGTTTTGTCCCCTGCTTCTGTTAACCTACAGATTGAGAGAAGCCTGTGGTTTATTCCAAGATTCCAAGATGGTTCATTCCATCTTTCTCATGAACTACAGAATGTTTTatagaactatttttttttctgtatggaaGTCTTCTGATACACAAGAATTATTGTACAGTGTATATGTAAACTATTATAACAAtgtgttataaaaaaaaaaaagatttaaaaaaaatccctgtttttCCGTATCTGTTGAAAGAAGTTGAACACTTGACTGATTAAACAATCTGTGCTCCATTTCTGTATGTTACTTATCTCATAGTTTTTGTTAGTTACAGAGTTGTAACTTTCATGGATAACTAAGTTAAAAACCAGCCTTGATAATCAAAATCCTCTTACCCAGTTCAATATTCCTCTGGACTAGCTATGCCTTGTTGAAGGAAAAGCCAGATGTTCCCATGCTTCAGCTTTTTATGGGACCAACACCAATAATGACACTAAAAAGCTAAACCTGCTTACATTTACAGACACCAAATCCATcaccacagcagctgtgggacTTGATAACAGCCCTCAAAATATGTCACTAGGTTGCTGCATTTCAGCACTGTTCAAAGCCTTGGCTTTAGAAACTCATGCAATAGatgtaaaaatacatgtaacaGATACTTAACAACATGCACTGCAAATTTATTCTGAATAGCTCTCAAATATTTGACCAAATTTAATAGTTTAAATTCACATTAATGGTTTTTTCACTCATGAATACCCATCACACGTGGTCTTAATGAATTTGGCAACTCATGAATTTACACTAGAGAAGTGTTACAACGTAGTTTGCCTTTTAGCTTTTAACATCTTAACTTTCACAAATTGATTACTGTGGTTGGGAACTAATCTCACACATATTCAAGTTTACAAAAGTAACTTAATTCatgttggcaaaaaaaaaagaaaaaagaaattatttcagtaaatgcCAAAGTTAAGACAGTTGTCCAGCTGTCTGAGTCCTAGGAACTGGATGGGAACTGTCACATGGGACATGAAGCTGTTAGAGCTGCCTTTTCTGGCATGTTTTACTCCAGTTTTCTCCATTGGGTTTCTTTCACTTCACTCCAAATTTGGCTAGAAATTACTCTCATGTATTCGCCATATGAGAATTTCGAACAACATGCAGAGATTTAAACAGTTCTGTCCTTGTTTGGTTAGCTCAGGACTACTTAAAGGTCTGACACACACACTTTCCTCATTCCTGCATCCGCAGCCATGGGCTCATCAGGAACCAGAGCTGTTACCATCTACGGGTTCAAGGGTCCAGCCTTCCAAGCAGTCCCTTTTGACTGTTTGCTACAAAGTCCTCATTAAATCATCAGGACCTACCTTGGCAAAGAAGGCAGGCACATCTTTAAGAGTACAGGCACCTCTAATTCTATTCACTTCAACAAAGTAGTAGCTTGGCCATAAAATTCAGCACGTCCCACATATCTTGTCACGCCCTAAGATACAGTGAATTGGATAGATCGTGTATGCTTGCAAAAAACCctgtataaattatttttgtgacatatttttgtttgtgtgtttctaATGTTTATTTTGACAATGGCATGAATCCATATCTGAAGGACAGACAACAGAgtactttcccttttttttttttttgtggctaaACTTATGCAAGGCCAATGAAGTGCAAATGGTGAAGGCCAACAGGAAGGCAGGCCACTGTTCCTTTGAGGAATAGATGTCCCTTAATAGTCATTACTGcactttttatttactgtaaatCAGTTTTGCTGGTTTAATTTACAGTCCTAAATTAACACAACATACGTTTGTGCTGCCCCATGGAAAGTCTAgctcattttctgctttgctaaagagaaaaagaattacCTAACACTAGTTTGGACCATAGATGACTTATGaatacttaaaaatgaaattaaagtgCTACATCTCTTCCAAAAAGGAATTGATATTGCAGAGACAATATTGACAGTGCTATTTACTGTCAGTGTTATGCCTTTTCATTACTAATTTACAGAAAGACTTAAAAACCAGACCTTATTTCCTCGtgtcaaaccaaaacaactccTGGACAAGCCTGCAAGAGCTTAATAATCATACCAAG
This window contains:
- the TIMP4 gene encoding metalloproteinase inhibitor 4 is translated as MRSGAVLLPASLLLLPLLLLLLSPAGRLASACSCAPAHPQQLLCDAAIVIRAKISSEKVVPASDDPLDTHKTIRYEIKQIKMFKGFEKVKDVQYVYTPFDSSLCGVKLDANNKKQYLLTGQILSDGKVHIHLCNYIEPWDDLSLSQKKSLNQRYQMGCGCKITTCYMVPCSITAPNECLWTDWLIERKLYGHQAKHYACIKRSDGTCSWYRGGPPPEKEFIDISEP